A section of the Pleurocapsa minor HA4230-MV1 genome encodes:
- a CDS encoding ATP-dependent DNA helicase, which translates to MIEADVHSSLRDFLRQHGNRNFPHHLTMARLISRALRLGRPALMQTGSSVTKYCLSYLTPILLGDWPVIVVAPIATQEYLLETEIPKLKQWLGITKKVRIGDRWQADDRLLLTSPQSWLSDRLESQARFPANMPTIIDRADNLEEWTRQLLTISITAGDWNALLQSAPQAQESIRNTRIKLTKSIFARPENPYRNYVLLASELELINRLCETLNQQQLLKGKFAQFWQQVADKSNISWIARDRDRGSLTINLAPARVSNQLSFIWQQQPVVIIGSFLDTEAEATTYRQRVGLNTEILTLKFTPNRQNNHIQLYLPDRFPMPNSPDFRQSFLAESLLLVGLSSSIKRLIVVIADDVPLQGQVGSVLAGEFGSRVRVENTKVLNDSILICGWSFWNQHQESLPIPRLLIIATLPIPSLENPLVANLVKYYKDQRQDWFRLYLLPAALKTLEQTTVPLRESQSIVALLDNRVNFRSYGKTILSALEPCARINYIDPTWFGYPDS; encoded by the coding sequence GTGATCGAAGCAGATGTTCATTCTTCCCTGCGAGATTTTTTACGCCAGCATGGGAATCGTAATTTTCCTCATCATCTGACGATGGCGCGACTTATTTCCCGTGCTTTACGCTTAGGTCGTCCTGCTCTCATGCAGACTGGCAGCAGTGTGACTAAATACTGTTTGAGTTATTTAACGCCGATCTTGTTGGGGGACTGGCCAGTAATTGTAGTTGCGCCGATCGCTACTCAAGAATATTTGCTAGAAACGGAAATTCCCAAGCTTAAGCAATGGCTGGGGATCACTAAAAAAGTACGAATTGGCGATCGCTGGCAAGCAGACGATCGACTGTTACTCACCTCACCTCAAAGCTGGTTGAGCGATCGCTTGGAATCTCAGGCTCGGTTTCCCGCGAACATGCCGACCATTATCGATCGCGCCGATAATTTAGAAGAATGGACTCGACAGTTGTTAACCATCAGCATTACCGCTGGAGATTGGAATGCCTTATTACAGTCTGCGCCCCAGGCTCAAGAGTCGATCCGTAATACGAGAATTAAACTGACTAAATCAATTTTTGCTCGTCCTGAAAATCCTTATCGTAACTATGTCTTGCTCGCATCGGAATTAGAGTTAATTAACCGCCTCTGCGAAACCTTAAACCAGCAACAGCTATTAAAGGGTAAATTTGCTCAGTTTTGGCAACAGGTGGCCGATAAGTCCAATATATCTTGGATTGCTCGCGATCGCGATCGGGGTTCTCTGACAATTAATCTTGCTCCAGCCAGAGTAAGTAATCAGCTCAGTTTTATTTGGCAACAGCAGCCTGTAGTAATTATTGGTAGTTTTTTGGATACCGAAGCTGAGGCAACAACTTATCGGCAGCGAGTTGGATTAAATACCGAGATTCTGACCCTTAAGTTTACCCCTAATCGACAAAACAATCATATTCAACTTTATTTGCCCGATCGCTTTCCCATGCCCAATTCGCCCGATTTTCGGCAATCATTTTTGGCGGAAAGTTTACTGCTAGTAGGACTCAGCAGTAGCATCAAACGTTTAATCGTCGTCATTGCTGATGATGTACCCCTGCAAGGACAAGTTGGTTCAGTCTTAGCGGGGGAATTTGGCTCTAGGGTTAGGGTTGAAAACACTAAGGTGTTAAATGACAGTATTTTGATCTGTGGCTGGTCATTTTGGAACCAACATCAAGAATCTTTACCAATTCCCAGGCTGCTGATTATTGCCACTCTACCAATTCCTTCTCTGGAGAATCCGCTAGTAGCTAATTTAGTCAAGTATTACAAAGATCAGCGTCAAGACTGGTTTAGACTATATTTGCTGCCTGCTGCTTTAAAAACTTTAGAACAGACGACTGTTCCCCTAAGAGAATCCCAAAGTATCGTTGCTCTTTTAGATAATCGGGTTAATTTCCGTAGCTACGGCAAAACTATTTTATCTGCCCTCGAACCCTGCGCACGGATTAATTATATTGACCCGACATGGTTTGGTTATCCTGATTCTTGA
- a CDS encoding trypsin-like peptidase domain-containing protein, whose protein sequence is MKFFSPRLSIYVGIFALGSGLGFWGNYHAQRSSPVQEARVPSAAIPLPSSTFASGDRDVNFIATAVEKVSPAVVRIDASRNISAGLPENLNNPLLRRFFGNKERENPQTEPDRIERGTGSGFIIASDGRLITNAHVVNGAEKVQVTLKDGTSYQGRVLGTDSITDVAVIKIEATDLPIVSFGNADNLTPGEWAIAIGNPLGLDNTVTVGIVSALDRSSSQVGVPDKRVRFIQTDAAINPGNSGGPLLNSKGEVIGMNTAIRADAQGLGFAIPIETAQRIADQLFAKGEADHPYLGVQMVNLNQETKAEINSSQEFGFKITESEGVLVVKVIPRSPAAKSGFQPGDVISQVGNLGVTNSLQVQEQVDSSEIGSELEVKIIRDGKAKTLKVKPGAFPQDNSE, encoded by the coding sequence ATGAAATTCTTTTCTCCCAGGCTAAGTATTTATGTAGGTATATTTGCTCTTGGAAGTGGTTTAGGCTTCTGGGGAAATTATCATGCCCAACGCTCATCACCAGTACAGGAGGCTAGAGTACCAAGCGCAGCCATTCCTCTTCCCTCTAGTACTTTTGCAAGTGGCGATCGCGATGTCAATTTTATTGCGACTGCGGTAGAGAAAGTGAGTCCTGCCGTAGTTAGAATCGATGCTTCTCGCAATATTTCTGCTGGTTTACCTGAAAATTTAAACAATCCTCTCTTGCGACGTTTTTTTGGCAATAAAGAGCGGGAAAATCCGCAAACTGAGCCAGATCGAATTGAACGAGGAACGGGTTCAGGCTTTATTATCGCCTCCGATGGTCGTCTAATTACCAATGCTCACGTAGTCAATGGTGCAGAAAAAGTTCAGGTAACCCTCAAAGATGGTACTAGCTATCAAGGCAGAGTTTTAGGTACAGATTCTATTACTGATGTAGCGGTGATTAAAATCGAGGCAACAGATTTACCCATTGTTAGCTTCGGCAATGCCGATAATTTGACTCCTGGAGAATGGGCGATCGCGATCGGCAACCCTTTAGGCTTAGATAATACCGTTACAGTAGGTATTGTTAGCGCTTTAGACCGTTCTAGTTCTCAAGTGGGAGTTCCTGATAAGCGAGTAAGATTTATTCAAACGGATGCAGCGATTAATCCTGGTAATTCAGGCGGGCCATTGCTTAACTCTAAAGGAGAAGTAATTGGCATGAACACCGCAATTCGCGCTGATGCTCAGGGTTTAGGCTTTGCCATTCCGATTGAAACTGCCCAAAGAATTGCCGATCAGTTATTTGCTAAAGGAGAGGCAGACCATCCCTATTTAGGGGTTCAGATGGTCAATCTTAACCAAGAAACTAAGGCGGAAATTAATTCTAGTCAAGAATTTGGCTTTAAGATTACTGAGTCTGAAGGAGTGTTGGTGGTTAAAGTTATTCCTCGTTCTCCTGCTGCCAAGAGTGGCTTCCAGCCAGGAGATGTCATTAGTCAGGTAGGAAATTTGGGTGTGACAAATTCTCTCCAAGTACAGGAACAGGTAGATTCAAGTGAAATCGGTAGCGAACTGGAAGTAAAAATTATTAGAGATGGTAAAGCTAAGACTCTTAAAGTAAAGCCTGGTGCTTTTCCTCAAGATAACTCTGAATAA
- a CDS encoding DUF1802 family protein, with protein MGLVNQQLQHALKEWAIAVDALSTGKTIVLLRKGGIREAGFQVQQPLVWLYPTYEHQKPHLLKPEYASKVTPVKSGWHPQTVIIKSCAEITQVVPVSSKEQIEALQPYHIWHEQMISDRLGWQPQRPLIVLLLRVYRLAIPKTILYDSSYGGCKSWIDLIEPIAQDNLNPVISDDEYAIQAQKIAALVGAKADHQ; from the coding sequence ATGGGTCTAGTTAACCAGCAGCTCCAACACGCTTTAAAAGAATGGGCGATCGCCGTTGATGCTTTGAGTACGGGAAAGACAATTGTTCTCTTGCGCAAAGGTGGCATCCGTGAAGCAGGTTTTCAAGTTCAGCAGCCTTTAGTCTGGCTCTATCCAACTTATGAACACCAAAAACCCCATCTACTCAAACCAGAATATGCTTCTAAAGTAACTCCAGTCAAGTCTGGTTGGCATCCTCAGACTGTAATCATCAAAAGCTGTGCTGAAATTACTCAAGTTGTACCTGTCAGCAGTAAAGAACAGATTGAAGCATTGCAACCATATCATATTTGGCATGAGCAGATGATTAGCGATCGCCTTGGGTGGCAACCTCAACGACCATTAATTGTCTTATTGCTGAGAGTTTATCGTCTGGCGATCCCCAAAACTATTCTTTATGACTCTTCCTATGGCGGTTGCAAATCTTGGATTGATTTAATTGAGCCTATTGCTCAAGATAACCTGAATCCCGTAATTAGTGATGATGAATATGCAATTCAGGCACAAAAAATTGCAGCTTTGGTTGGCGCTAAAGCCGATCATCAATAG
- a CDS encoding Uma2 family endonuclease — MTIITHKWSVEEYHLMIESGLLTGKSVELLNGEIVDISPEREEHSYTNDDVAELLREKLQGLAKIRESHPITLDNSEPEPDIAIVRLPKTIYAQHHPYPQDIYWLIEISNKTLSKDLTEKSTIYARNAIVEYWIIDLINKKLIVHTVPEGNKYTKVTEYTKGIISPLAFPELGIAIEQLLLF, encoded by the coding sequence ATGACAATAATTACTCATAAATGGTCGGTTGAAGAATATCATTTAATGATTGAATCAGGGCTGTTGACAGGCAAATCTGTTGAGTTATTAAATGGTGAGATAGTTGATATAAGTCCTGAGCGAGAAGAACATAGTTACACTAACGATGATGTGGCAGAGTTACTCAGGGAAAAATTGCAAGGATTGGCTAAAATACGTGAATCTCATCCTATTACCCTCGATAATTCTGAGCCTGAACCAGACATAGCAATAGTCAGATTACCTAAAACTATCTATGCGCAACATCATCCCTATCCCCAAGATATTTACTGGCTGATTGAAATATCAAATAAGACTCTCAGCAAGGACCTAACTGAAAAAAGTACTATCTATGCACGTAACGCTATCGTCGAGTATTGGATAATCGATTTAATCAATAAAAAGCTAATCGTTCATACCGTTCCTGAAGGCAATAAATATACCAAAGTTACAGAATATACCAAAGGCATAATTTCACCGTTGGCTTTTCCCGAACTTGGGATTGCTATAGAGCAATTGCTATTATTTTAG
- a CDS encoding chemotaxis protein CheW — MPNIILDPHLHTSVPSDALIKLLVFEIGKLTLALPILQVQKVVKQIEVYGSGLSHVNLTHFPEQEIAIVDLHQKLFGVSLTQSESTGYFIISKNIVGEPLGIVVSQAPTLIDLSLEQIRLIPDAYRRADTLKIASHVTVIPDKNATKTIFILDLTSLV; from the coding sequence ATGCCTAATATAATCCTCGATCCGCATCTCCACACATCTGTTCCCAGCGACGCATTAATCAAGCTATTAGTATTTGAAATTGGTAAACTCACCTTAGCTTTACCCATACTTCAAGTGCAAAAGGTAGTGAAACAAATTGAGGTTTACGGTAGTGGATTAAGTCATGTTAATCTAACTCATTTTCCCGAACAAGAAATTGCGATCGTCGATCTACATCAAAAGTTATTTGGTGTTAGCCTAACCCAGTCTGAATCCACTGGATACTTTATCATCAGTAAAAATATTGTCGGTGAACCCCTGGGAATTGTTGTGTCCCAAGCACCAACTCTAATCGATCTGTCTCTAGAGCAAATTCGTCTAATACCCGATGCTTATCGTCGTGCCGATACTTTAAAAATTGCTAGTCACGTTACAGTAATTCCTGACAAAAATGCTACCAAAACAATTTTTATTTTGGATCTAACTAGTCTTGTATAG
- a CDS encoding LapA family protein, protein MKSFTSLLSSLILAILVAAIAIFSIQNIQDVSLKFLTFESITIPVGVLLALCSAIGIILGALIPILFSRRKTRRG, encoded by the coding sequence ATGAAATCTTTTACCAGTTTATTAAGTTCACTAATTCTGGCGATTTTGGTAGCGGCGATCGCAATTTTCTCGATCCAAAATATTCAGGATGTTTCCCTTAAGTTTCTCACCTTTGAGTCAATTACAATTCCCGTTGGCGTGCTATTAGCTTTATGTAGTGCGATCGGCATCATTTTAGGCGCGTTAATCCCGATCCTATTTTCCCGCAGGAAAACTCGTAGAGGCTAA